A genome region from Tursiops truncatus isolate mTurTru1 chromosome 15, mTurTru1.mat.Y, whole genome shotgun sequence includes the following:
- the AHSP gene encoding alpha-hemoglobin-stabilizing protein, whose product MALLQTNKDLIATGMKEFNILLNQQVFSAPVVPEEDMVTVVNDWVNFYISYYRKQMVGEQQEQDKAVQELRQELNTLSASFLDKYRNFLKSL is encoded by the exons ATGGCCCTTCTTCAAACCAATAAGGATCTCATTGCTACAGGAATGAAGGAATTTAACATTCTGCTAAATCAGCAG GTCTTCTCTGCTCCTGTTGTCCCTGAAGAAGACATGGTGACTGTGGTGAATGACTGGGTGAACTTCTACATCAGCTATTATAGGAAGCAGATGGTGGGGGAGCAGCAAGAGCAGGACAAGGCTGTGCAGGAGCTTCGGCAAGAGCTGAATACTCTGTCTGCCTCTTTCCTGGACAAATACAGGAACTTCCTGAAGTCCTTGTGA